The genomic window acttatttttgcagACAATGAAGAATTAGAATCGAATCTAAAAGAATTTGGTAAGTTATTAACTcgtatctttttttaaaacttctctcctgttatacccgaaggtttaAGCGAAGGTTTATGAAATACTAGCTTATATTATTAGAGAATTATAATTTCTAGTAGAACTTTTTTACTAGCCTATGTGACACGGGGTGAATCTGTGGACATAAACGAGACACGTTACTATACCATAGTTTACTATTAAATATGACTATTCTAGCAGGTATTGGAAATTTCTAATAGCACTTTTTCTTAGTGTttctgttaatattattattattttttttatgcagATATTGCACCAGATACAGAAGGAAACGTGTACTACGAGGGCAGCTTCCATATCAGTGATTTGggaaaaataagtaagtattgcAATTATTACTAATACCTTAATTAATGCCCTTAAGTTCGCCcgtaaattgtaggtcccggctgtcatattcaaagatctttgacagtcgttaatagaagtcagaagcttgaaagtctgactaccagtcttaccgaggaaTACTTATCGTGTAATAATACCtacaggtaactgtgttgtggaggtcgcttcatgtaaaatattggtattcagctgcatccggtgagactgaaaggcAACTACAACATAGTAGaaagaaagataataataatactttgcTCTTTTAGTTGACAGCGAGAGCCAGGGTGTGGATGACATCGTACCTGGTCAGGAGAGCAACTCCAGGGTCGAAGTAGATCCTATGACCTTCGACCTTCAGGCGAAGAGACGGGCGTTTGTTAGgaagtaagtacctacattaatTCAGTGCTTAgtggtacaaaaaatatatatctacgaaaatattccaataataatatatgtacatactcaTTTTAActttctattattttgttttccagATTGAACGAAAGGATCAAGAAGTCGCTGGgttaaaaatagtttagaatttattgtttaaaagattAAGATTAAGGAACCAAGTACTCGCATAAGTGATACTgagcattataaaaataataattagtttagtaataaaattatacctttgtatatttatagaattttgtacgtaataagaaaaaaaaacgaagATAATGGATATTGAGCAATTTATAAATGACAAATTTTTAGCTACGTcaccaactcgcacttggccagcgtggtggactacaGACCTAACCCCTCCGTCATTCCGGGTGGagtcctttgcccagcagtgggatactattgggttaaatttagttatttagCTACGTTATATAATAGATTGGTTTTTACTAACTTCtatgcaatatttaaattattttatgtaaaattgtaaatcatttattaagATGTAAATGATACTCTAAAAGGATCAGGGGTTTTCGTTATGTAGTGTTAAGCGGTAgtagtaagttttaaaaagtattgtagTTTAATAGTGAacaaaaatgcaattttttgtaataaaattactgaAAACTGTGGTCTAATAATAAAAGCATAATAAactatttcctttttttattcgTGTTAATTACCTTTATAAAATCCTtatccataaaaaaattgttctctGATactgaaaaacaaatattatgaatccaatagaatttatttactttacattatTTCTTATCAAATGTCAAAAGCAGTGATTGCTTTTGtagctaataatatataatagaataatatgGGTAATTAGAGCCTTTGCTATAATTAGAACAAAATCTGCGAAAGTACAATGTAACCCAACATACAAGCTAAAACGTTTCGTTACTGCAAATAGCATCTATAGTCTGTGGTTCAAGTTGTGCCTTGTCATTGCaacaactgtcaaaatcaaACTGCTTTGCAATACGTCAAGCGGctgaacaaataaatttattctcgTGTATCTGATTATTCCTTATGAAGATTCCCGACATGCAGGACAACAAGCCTAAAGTTGATCTCGGCCTTCTCGAAGAAGACGATGAGTTCGAAGAATTTCCCGCCGAACGTAAGTTTTGTGCCGCCGAAAGTTCTAGTCATTGTTTATTCGTTTGTTTAAGAGAAAATCTCTTGTTTTCAGATTGGGGGCCTGAGGCTGAGGCGGAGGACGAAGATGTCTCCGTTTGGGAAGATAACTGGGAAGATGATATCGTACAAGACGATTTCAACCAACAGTTGAGGTTAGATTGCAGGGCTATGAACATAAACTGATTAAAATCGGTATATTTCATTCATTAGGACGTGTAAACACGTATAGACATAGTGTTTTAGTACTTTTACAGATACTACATCATATAAAACCATCTTAAACATACTAACAGTGCCAAATACAGCTGAAACAATCAGTATTAGTACTAAAATCACATATTTAGATGCTAGAAACTAGATAATGCTTTAGAAATGACTGTATTAACAATAAACTGCAGTCTATGCTTACCTATAGACTCCATTAAACATAAAAACGACATTCAATGCTTTCCATTTGTGTTATATTCCTCAAATCCAAAGTGTGCTGTATTTAACAGTGCTGGAAACTATTTTATATCATATCTAGAATGTCAGCAGTACCTTCTTTTAACAGACTACATTTTGTGACTAACACACTGATTAGGTGTTGTGACGGTTGAGAAAGGGATGCTCAGATAGTTGGATCATGTAgaaagaatgaatgaatgtaaaatgactaacataatttacattatgGATATGCTGAGAAGAGATGCCTTATAAAGCGATACATAGATATAGACGATGTCGTGCAATGAGGTCAGGTGCTACACATAACTGggggtcttgtatgacaagatgtatggatgagaatgaggcaagggaagtttgtgaggatcatACCTAATGACTTAATTTGGTATTCCACAACCCTTAtaggaaaaaggtgtgatttcaTGTTTGTATGTTCATTGTAAAGTTATTCAGCTACATGAATCATATTTCAGTTTTGCTTTTATATGAAACACTTTCATAGAGGTTTGTTATTTACACATAAGTATCTAATTTATTAagctataacattttattgagtCTTATTTAAGTGTACactaatatattgttttataataaacaagcaGTGCTTTCAAGAATTCAAGCATTCATCTTTGtaaaattatcatttcattatatttaaccagattttcatattatttttgatattggaCATCATTTTGATCATTATTTTGCTTTAACCTGCATGCTTACCATCCatcattacataataataagatCATTATAAATTCACTTTAATTCTCCATTTTTTCCTTTTACTAAAGcatataagttttttattacagtttatctattcaatagtgttgaaactcatacaaaaaaaaacactattgaatagataaactaccgctaaatgtactcaaaagataattattattgtaaaaaatcttCCTTAAAGGCTGCCATCTATTCTGGTTTCTCCTGATATTTTGTCTTccagtacctacataataaaggcctatgtaataatattcataccTTTGGAAAGAACtatggttaaaaatatatttttaataaattattcattaatgCTCGGAAATTCGTAGCTTCGTGTTATCCATATACGATTGCACCCTACCTTTCCCTTATTTTTCATAATGCTTTTTTTGGGTCAAAATTACccaccttttattttttttgttacagacaACAATTGGAAAAACTGAAAGACCAGGATGCTATGGAAtgagttaattataattaattatagtttagttatttaagaTCTTTGCaccaataataatatgcttttatTATATGGTACAGTTAAGTAACATAaaactttactaaaataaaaatttatatggattttttattattttgttttcttttattgtttctatattaatatgattaaataacaaaaatcaacgattgtgatgtttttaaatttcagatAAGTGAGTTATAGTATAGTACAGTTTATTTAACCAGCCAGTAGTCGCGCATGGGTCGAAAAGACCCAGATCcgcattttttaataataaataatattataaaaaatatggatcAAATTCTGTGCTCCAGAGCTCCATTCTAGACCCATGCGCGACTACTGGCGGGTTAAAAGTATTTTGGTAtgatacttaataataaaatatcctaCATCTGGTTACTGTCATGTATTTTGATCAAACTGCAAACAATCATTGCTCTATTTACTAAAGATTCAATTTCCAACATTGAAttcatgtaataaataattcagtgATAGCCGAAAGTTCCAAGCttgtacctcccacgcaagtggtcgggttcgaacccgaagcaacaccAATGACATTTCTgagatgtgtgtattagaaataactatcacttattccaacggtgaaggacaACATCGTGACAACTAAAGGACTCACAATCggtcatctgatttcaaactaacccccggtttttgagctacatttagcggtagtttatctatccaatagagcttaaactcataaatataaaaaacgctattgaatagataaactaccgctaaatgtactcggaaaccgGGCATAAGCAGAGAGTGTTGATCAGATAACTcattaacatacttatatactcttcaaactaagcagagcttgtactgtaaccagacaacagctgataaacatacttatttactttttaagttACGAAACTGTACCTTTATAAAGCTAGTAATTAGCGCGATATCGTGCTATACGGATGTTACAAAATCACTGTgttaatgcaaaataaatattttctataatatgaatataacGAGTTGATAAAACTATAGTAATAGCTAGAACGAGCCTTATTGTTAAAACTGTCATTTTCTAAAGAACATTGTAATAAACTGGTTAAACActgatattgattttatttatttttctttagggCACTATCGCATCGCCGCGGGAGCGCAGGCAACTGGCATATTATAAGTCAGAGGTTAAGCTACGAAGGTAgctttgtggatgggtgaccatcttatacatattaagtttcgaagggcacgtaaattGAGTctcagctgtcattttcgaagatctttgtcagtcgttaaaagtaatcagaagcttaaaactctgacaactagtcttaccaaaaggtatcgttttataactcaggtaactgtgttgtggagatcatataagcagtcgctccattCAAAATACCTGTAtttcagctgcatccgttgagactgtattattatattatacaggcAAGGAAGTACCTCAATTGAAACAAATGTATAAGaaaattaacacatttattataaaaactacacataaaaatacttcAGTTCTTAAAAGCTGTTTCATGATTTAACATTGATTAATCTAGGCCAACAATAAGCTCGATATTTGTCtagatttaaaaacttttataaaaattacaattccTTGGCTATTCCTTGATGTTTCGGCCATATTGCATTACGGGAATGATTTGAGAATCGTTATTGTAAACTATATAAGGTTCAATTCGCACTGGAAGACAGCGATGAGTAGCATAGTACCGCTAAAAGGGTGACTGCGTGCCCTTTTCGAGCTTTTTAAGCGATTTCAGTCTATTAATTATGCTAAAAAAGTTTAGAATTATTTAAGACAAAGCACGGTCCCGGTGCGaattaaaccttataaattattttttacgttgagtgaaaaaaataatgtgatGCTGATACACAATGATAAATAACGTGTATTACAAAACTTGTTTTACTTGCAACACGTAAAAGTcgcgaattaaaaaatattaatctaaaaatatggctaacattaaaaataaatgctactTAGCTTTCGTTCTCATTCGACAGATGTTGCTATTATACAAAAGATTGTTGAAACTCCTATGATAATGTACATATAGTAGTTAAGGTAGAAAACAGTAAAGACATAGCCCTTGGATCAAATTAGAATAACTTtcgatttaaatataatattatgctaaaaTAATGGAGAATTTTTGTACTTAAAGCATGATTTTTGCTTATTTAACCACAATTACGTTATGAATTATTATCAAGGCCAGCTTGACTTTTTTACTCTACAAATAGCGACTATATGAATGATAACATGattgaatgaagcaaaagaattTGTAAGGAtagcaagtgacgttctttggtctctgcctacccttatgggaaaatgAGATTTACTGCAGCTATGAGACAACCAAAGGCTCTTTTTCAGACAATGGGAAATGGCCAGACTCCTCTCATGACGAGAgaaaactttaacttaaatacatacaacaaatgatttaatgataattatgaaaattgcGATTACGCGCTATTCTTTGTCTGAATATAACAAAAAGCCGCTACGCAGAAGACGAAATATAAATACAGTAGTCgtatacgcggagtgcgtgtgagggaacggaagcacgtcgttgttacgtctccgtcacacgcactccgcgtatacGACTACTGTATTTATGTTACACCTGCGCAGCgccttgttgctatattcagacacacaaagttatATGGCGCGTACATAAACACAGTAAAAATACTTGTACTAATTAAATTCTCTAAAATTACTTGACGTTATCCTCTATAAGGATTTTATCACAGAATCTTagcaataaaaacatattaatactaAAAATTTATGTTAGCATTCGCGCTGGTCCCGAATTGATACTCCTCTTCCGTTTGAGTAGGCTGCGCGTTAGGATCGTCTTGCTCTGAGAAGTAGTTGTCTAGAATGTTAAGAGTTTTCTTgtatatctgaaaataaaaaataaatgtcattggacaactcacacacggtcatttgatttcaaactaagctgagcttgtactatagtaaccaaataactgataaacatacttatatacttctaaatacatacttaattttaacccatttatgtcccactgctaggcaagagtctcctcccgtaatgagggaggggttaggccttgagtccaccatgctggccaagtgcggtttgggaaatacatacttatacataaattgacaaccaggctcagaacagatacacgtgctcatcacacaaatatttgttccgggtgggattggaagccaccacacgcggcgctacgggtattgcggcgaggtgaccactttaaccactgcgccaaacgtgcagttatatgataataataaaatacctgtTCATTCTCGTGTTGTTGTAGGGCTTCAATCTGGTCTAGGGCACCAATTTCTTCTAGTTTCAAGCATAAAGGTTCTACCTGACCGAATTTCACGGCGGCctgtgaaataaaacaatgtaatattaGTTTGTTGTAAATAGTATTATTACCTTAGGCGATCATTTCATCAGTGGTAAAAGACGTTTGTATGTTCAATTTTGTTCAACTCAAAAACGCTATACcgagaatatatatttttttttaatattatgggacaactcacacacggacatttgattccaaactaagcagagcttgtactatggtaatcagacaactgataaacatacttatatacttctaaatacatacttatatagatagtTAGACAAGACTTCTACTAAGCACATAGTTAACATTTGTTAGAATAACATACATTTAAGCGTTTCTACATTACTGTAATTTATTCCAAAATATACCTTTTAAATCAGCGCCGCCATTTCGAAGATAAGGCGAGAGAATGAGATAaacctttttgtaaaaaaatctaagtacCTAAAGTAATTTTggatatttgaaaaaaaatgttttttctgtaGATgcaattagaaaataatactaaatatctttattaaatttaataatatgcattattagaacaattattattatgtaaattaaataaacaataaaacttaaatcgACTCACTTGCAACAAATTAGTGATACCATCCAGCACGACTGACACGGCTTTCTGGTCTGGTGATGACAAGAGTGCGCAGTAAGGAGTGAGGAAACCAGCTGAGATGAGCGCGTCCAGCTGCTCGGGGGTACCGCCCAGACAGAGGTTCGTTATAGCCCAGGCTGCTTCTTTCTGACACCTGTG from Anticarsia gemmatalis isolate Benzon Research Colony breed Stoneville strain chromosome 28, ilAntGemm2 primary, whole genome shotgun sequence includes these protein-coding regions:
- the Sem1 gene encoding suppressor of exocyst mutations 1, which translates into the protein MKIPDMQDNKPKVDLGLLEEDDEFEEFPAEHWGPEAEAEDEDVSVWEDNWEDDIVQDDFNQQLRQQLEKLKDQDAME